From the Gemmatimonadota bacterium genome, one window contains:
- the thiL gene encoding thiamine-phosphate kinase, with translation MIVSELGEAGLIELFRNWTGGSARRVILGPGDDAAILRATGDRSLVVSTDAFREGVHFTREVFSSDEIGHKMMVAALSDLAAMGAEGFAAFVNVHIPPDTPVEFLRGVYLGMDRVADSCGVSIAGGDTVRAPEAAFGITVLGTVEPGCAIRRDGACEGDLICVSGELGKSEAGRLLLTGAAKGRFSAASRSTAESAHRSPWPRFDVSRMLVSLERTVVDSETGLSGVHAVRPSAMMDLSDGLGIDLGRLCEASHVGCELDEDRVPVCDAARRIAARRDSRAVDFALGGGEDFELLFTLSPEDKAVVFETAASAGLALTCVGRIGPVRDGRLLIRPDGSRESLPEFGFDHFPASGFRR, from the coding sequence ATGATCGTCTCCGAACTCGGAGAGGCGGGCCTGATTGAGCTCTTCCGAAACTGGACCGGCGGATCCGCCCGTCGGGTGATTCTGGGCCCGGGCGATGACGCCGCGATTCTCCGCGCGACGGGAGACCGGTCGCTGGTCGTCTCCACGGATGCGTTCCGGGAGGGCGTCCACTTCACCCGCGAGGTGTTCTCCTCCGACGAAATCGGACACAAGATGATGGTCGCCGCATTGTCTGATCTGGCGGCGATGGGTGCGGAGGGTTTCGCCGCTTTCGTCAATGTCCACATCCCGCCCGATACGCCGGTCGAGTTCCTGCGCGGGGTGTATCTCGGGATGGACCGGGTGGCCGACTCCTGCGGTGTGTCCATCGCCGGAGGAGACACCGTCCGCGCCCCGGAGGCCGCGTTCGGCATCACCGTGCTCGGTACGGTGGAGCCGGGCTGCGCGATTCGGCGTGACGGCGCCTGCGAGGGCGACCTCATCTGCGTCAGCGGGGAGCTGGGCAAATCGGAAGCCGGGCGCCTGCTTCTCACCGGCGCCGCGAAGGGACGATTCTCCGCCGCTTCCCGGTCCACGGCGGAATCCGCACACCGAAGCCCGTGGCCCCGCTTCGATGTCTCCCGAATGCTGGTCTCGCTGGAGCGAACGGTGGTGGATTCCGAAACCGGCCTCTCCGGGGTTCACGCTGTCCGCCCGAGCGCCATGATGGACTTGAGCGACGGACTCGGGATCGACCTCGGGCGTCTCTGTGAAGCCAGCCATGTCGGGTGCGAACTGGACGAGGACCGGGTGCCGGTCTGCGATGCCGCGCGTCGCATTGCCGCCCGTCGCGACAGTCGCGCGGTGGACTTTGCGCTCGGAGGCGGCGAGGACTTCGAACTCCTCTTCACACTGTCCCCCGAGGACAAGGCCGTCGTTTTCGAAACCGCGGCATCCGCAGGGCTTGCGCTGACCTGCGTCGGGAGGATCGGCCCGGTTCGCGACGGCCGCCTGCTGATTCGCCCGGACGGGTC